The Xenorhabdus doucetiae genome has a window encoding:
- the punC gene encoding purine nucleoside transporter PunC, whose translation MFYLAGLSMLGYLAIDMYLPAFDAMKAELGTSTNVIGASLSIFLAGFAFAQLLWGQLSDRLGRKPVLIIGLSLFSISCLGMLWITDPVQLLVLRFMQAVGVCSAAVTWQALVVDRYDAERTKRVFAMIMPLVALSPALAPLLGAWLLTHSGWRIIFLVLMIVTILLLIPTFFLTNTRTHTETNADKKPVSFFTLLTSPVFNGNVLIYASCSAGFFAWLTGSPTILKNMGYDPTDIGLSYIPQTLAFMIGGYGCRILLEKVKSETVFPFLLVGYAVSMIAIYLISLLSEPSFIAILIPFCVMAAMNGASYPIAVANALAVYPQDSGKAAALQNALQLGLCFVASMIVSVFMESPLLSTTTVMVLTTVPMAVGYWLQKQGIKKSH comes from the coding sequence ATGTTTTATCTCGCAGGCCTAAGCATGCTAGGCTACTTGGCCATCGACATGTATCTGCCCGCTTTTGATGCAATGAAAGCAGAATTAGGGACATCAACAAATGTCATCGGTGCGAGCCTCAGCATTTTTCTTGCCGGGTTTGCTTTTGCCCAACTTTTATGGGGACAATTGTCTGACCGTTTAGGCAGAAAACCTGTTCTTATTATCGGACTATCCCTGTTTTCCATTAGCTGTTTAGGTATGCTCTGGATCACTGATCCTGTTCAGTTACTGGTATTGAGGTTTATGCAAGCAGTGGGAGTGTGTTCCGCTGCGGTGACCTGGCAGGCTTTAGTCGTTGATAGATATGACGCAGAACGCACGAAACGTGTTTTTGCCATGATCATGCCTTTGGTTGCCCTTTCCCCTGCCCTTGCGCCTTTGTTGGGGGCATGGTTGTTGACACATAGTGGCTGGAGAATCATTTTCCTTGTCCTCATGATCGTGACAATATTGCTGTTAATACCTACATTTTTTCTAACTAACACACGTACTCATACCGAAACCAATGCCGATAAAAAGCCGGTTTCTTTCTTTACGCTACTCACTTCCCCTGTTTTCAACGGAAATGTATTAATCTATGCCTCTTGCAGTGCAGGTTTTTTTGCCTGGCTAACGGGTTCACCAACGATTTTGAAAAATATGGGTTATGATCCTACTGATATTGGCTTAAGTTATATTCCCCAAACGCTGGCATTTATGATTGGTGGATATGGTTGCCGTATCTTATTGGAAAAAGTGAAAAGCGAAACCGTATTTCCCTTCCTGTTGGTGGGTTATGCAGTCAGCATGATCGCCATTTATTTGATTTCGCTATTGAGTGAACCTTCATTTATCGCCATTCTTATTCCTTTTTGTGTGATGGCAGCAATGAATGGTGCATCCTACCCAATTGCAGTCGCCAATGCTCTGGCTGTTTATCCTCAAGACAGCGGTAAAGCGGCTGCATTGCAAAATGCACTGCAACTGGGTCTCTGTTTTGTCGCGAGTATGATTGTCTCCGTATTTATGGAATCACCTCTCTTATCGACGACCACGGTCATGGTACTTACTACTGTTCCAATGGCTGTTGGTTATTGGCTGCAAAAACAGGGGATTAAAAAAAGCCACTAA
- the punR gene encoding DNA-binding transcriptional activator PunR, with product MWSEYSLEVVDAVARTGSFSAAASELHRVPSAVSYTVKQLEEWLAVPLFERRHRDVDLTEAGAIFVKEARSVIKKMNHTRHQCQQVANGWRGQFSIAVDQVVKPERTLRLILDFYRHFPDIELFIYPEVFNGVWDALVDGRVDVAIGATRASPVGERYSFRDMGFIPWLCVASPEHELAVISGKLNDDQMRPYPSLCLEDTSRSLPKRDTWALDNQRRLIVPDWNVGLSCLMDGLCVGMVPKHLALPLIRKGKLMALELEQPLPDSPCCLTWSQKSHSPALSWLLDYLGDSETLNAEWLQEN from the coding sequence ATGTGGTCTGAATACTCTCTGGAAGTCGTTGATGCCGTTGCCAGAACAGGAAGTTTCAGTGCGGCTGCATCAGAACTTCACCGTGTGCCTTCTGCTGTCAGCTATACGGTAAAACAGCTTGAAGAGTGGCTGGCAGTACCTTTATTTGAACGTCGTCACCGAGATGTCGATTTAACGGAAGCAGGGGCTATTTTTGTCAAGGAAGCGCGTTCTGTTATCAAAAAAATGAATCACACTCGGCACCAGTGTCAACAAGTTGCCAATGGCTGGCGTGGGCAATTCAGTATTGCGGTTGATCAGGTGGTAAAACCAGAGCGAACGCTTCGGTTAATTTTGGATTTTTATCGTCATTTCCCCGATATTGAATTATTTATCTATCCTGAAGTTTTCAATGGCGTATGGGATGCTTTGGTGGATGGACGGGTGGACGTTGCCATTGGTGCAACACGGGCTTCCCCCGTTGGTGAGCGATATAGTTTCAGGGATATGGGATTTATTCCGTGGTTATGTGTCGCCAGCCCTGAACATGAACTGGCAGTGATATCGGGGAAATTGAATGATGATCAGATGCGGCCTTATCCCAGTTTATGTCTCGAAGATACTTCACGCAGCTTGCCTAAGCGTGATACATGGGCTTTGGATAATCAACGAAGGTTGATTGTTCCTGATTGGAATGTTGGGTTAAGTTGCCTGATGGATGGATTATGTGTCGGCATGGTGCCCAAGCACCTTGCATTACCGCTGATCCGTAAAGGCAAGCTGATGGCACTCGAACTCGAGCAACCCTTGCCTGACAGCCCATGCTGCCTGACATGGTCGCAAAAGAGCCATTCACCCGCATTAAGTTGGTTACTTGATTATCTGGGAGATAGCGAAACACTTAATGCTGAATGGCTGCAAGAAAATTAA
- the purR gene encoding HTH-type transcriptional repressor PurR produces MATIKDVAKRAGVSTTTVSHVINKTRFVAEDTKAAVWAAIKELNYSPSAVARSLKVNHTKSIGLLATSSEAPYFAEIIESVENSCYSKGYTLILCNSHNNLDKQKAYLAMLAQKRVDGLLVMCSEYPEQLLGMLEDYRNIPMVVMDWGESRGDFTDAIIDNAFHGGYLAGRYLIERGHRDIASIPGPLARNTGGGRHQGFLKALKEANITIRDEWMVQGDFEPESGYQAMYKILNQKHRPTAVFCGGDVMAMGAICAADELGLRVPQDISIIGYDNIRNARYFTPALTTIHQPKERLGQMAFAMLLDRIINKREDVQTIEVHPRLVERRSVADGPFIDYRR; encoded by the coding sequence ATGGCAACGATTAAAGATGTGGCCAAACGCGCTGGTGTTTCGACCACAACCGTATCGCATGTTATCAATAAAACCCGTTTCGTCGCCGAAGATACAAAGGCTGCGGTTTGGGCTGCGATTAAGGAACTGAATTATTCTCCCAGTGCCGTTGCCCGCAGCTTGAAAGTTAACCACACCAAATCCATCGGATTACTGGCAACCTCAAGTGAAGCACCGTATTTTGCTGAGATCATAGAATCGGTTGAGAATAGCTGCTATAGCAAAGGTTATACACTGATCTTATGTAATTCCCATAATAACCTTGATAAACAGAAAGCGTACCTCGCGATGCTGGCGCAAAAACGTGTAGACGGTTTGCTGGTAATGTGTTCAGAATACCCTGAACAGCTTTTAGGTATGCTGGAAGACTACCGTAATATTCCTATGGTGGTCATGGATTGGGGAGAATCCAGAGGGGATTTTACCGATGCAATTATTGATAATGCTTTTCATGGCGGTTACTTAGCGGGTCGTTATCTCATTGAGCGCGGTCATCGTGATATTGCATCTATTCCTGGGCCATTAGCAAGAAATACCGGCGGAGGACGCCATCAAGGTTTTCTCAAGGCGCTGAAAGAAGCCAACATCACCATTCGGGATGAGTGGATGGTACAAGGTGATTTTGAACCTGAGTCCGGTTATCAAGCCATGTATAAGATCCTGAATCAGAAACATCGCCCAACCGCTGTTTTTTGCGGTGGGGACGTCATGGCAATGGGGGCAATCTGTGCAGCCGATGAGTTAGGACTACGTGTTCCACAAGACATTTCAATCATCGGTTATGACAATATTCGCAATGCCCGCTATTTCACACCAGCATTGACAACCATCCACCAACCCAAAGAACGTTTAGGGCAGATGGCTTTTGCAATGCTATTGGACAGAATCATCAATAAACGTGAGGATGTACAAACTATCGAAGTCCACCCACGCCTTGTCGAACGGCGCTCGGTTGCGGATGGACCTTTTATCGATTATCGCCGCTGA
- the sodB gene encoding superoxide dismutase [Fe]: MSFELPALPYAKDALEPHISAETLEYHHGKHHNAYVVNLNNLTKDTEFAGKSLEEIIKTSEGGIFNNAAQIWNHTFYWHSLSPNGGGEPTGKVADAINNAFGSFAEFKQQFTDAALKNFGSGWTWLVKKTDGTLAIVNTSNAATPLTGEDKPVLTVDVWEHAYYIDYRNARPQYLEHFWALVNWKFVEENLA; the protein is encoded by the coding sequence ATGTCTTTTGAATTACCCGCATTACCTTATGCCAAAGATGCCTTGGAACCCCATATTTCTGCAGAAACTCTAGAATATCACCACGGCAAACATCACAACGCTTACGTCGTAAACCTGAATAATTTGACTAAAGATACTGAGTTTGCCGGAAAATCGTTGGAAGAGATCATCAAAACCTCTGAAGGCGGAATCTTCAATAACGCTGCACAAATTTGGAACCATACGTTCTACTGGCATAGCCTGTCACCAAATGGGGGTGGCGAACCCACCGGAAAAGTCGCAGACGCTATCAACAATGCTTTCGGTTCTTTTGCTGAGTTCAAACAGCAGTTCACTGACGCAGCCCTGAAAAACTTTGGTTCTGGTTGGACTTGGTTAGTCAAGAAAACTGACGGCACATTGGCTATCGTTAACACATCCAATGCAGCAACGCCATTGACTGGTGAAGACAAACCCGTACTGACCGTTGATGTTTGGGAGCACGCATACTACATCGATTACCGTAATGCACGCCCTCAATATTTGGAGCACTTCTGGGCGCTGGTCAACTGGAAATTTGTTGAAGAAAACTTGGCTTAA
- a CDS encoding Grx4 family monothiol glutaredoxin: MTNFNTNTNTVTDTTVDAVIEKIERQLRENPILLYMKGSPKLPSCGFSAQAVQALSACGERFAYVDILQNPDIRAQLPKYANWPTFPQLWVDGELVGGCDILVEMYQRGELQTLIKETADKYRDQE; this comes from the coding sequence ATGACGAATTTTAATACAAACACGAATACAGTGACAGATACAACAGTTGATGCGGTTATTGAAAAAATCGAACGTCAGCTCAGAGAAAATCCAATTCTGCTGTATATGAAAGGTTCACCGAAACTGCCAAGTTGTGGCTTCTCCGCACAGGCAGTTCAGGCTTTATCCGCTTGTGGTGAGCGTTTTGCTTATGTGGATATTCTGCAAAATCCAGATATCCGTGCTCAGTTGCCTAAGTATGCAAATTGGCCGACTTTTCCCCAGCTTTGGGTTGACGGTGAGTTAGTGGGAGGTTGTGACATCCTTGTTGAGATGTATCAGCGTGGTGAACTACAAACGCTGATCAAAGAGACTGCCGACAAGTATCGTGATCAGGAATAA
- the rnt gene encoding ribonuclease T, with the protein MSNQNDQNMLSGRFRGYYPVVIDVETAGFNARTDALLEIAAITLKMDENGWLTPANTLHFHIEPFEGANLDPAALAFTGIDPTNPLRGAVSEYAALHAIFKMIRKGMKETNCNRAIMVAHNANFDHSFVMAAAERAGLKRNPFHPFATFDTAALSGLVLGQTILAKACITAEIPFDSNQAHSALYDTDRTALLFCELVNRWKRLGGWPLPSANTANCEA; encoded by the coding sequence ATGTCTAATCAAAACGATCAAAATATGTTAAGTGGGCGCTTTCGTGGCTACTATCCCGTTGTCATTGATGTCGAAACCGCTGGTTTTAATGCGCGGACAGACGCTTTACTTGAAATTGCTGCAATTACTTTAAAAATGGATGAAAATGGTTGGCTAACACCTGCCAATACACTGCATTTCCATATTGAGCCTTTTGAAGGAGCTAACCTTGATCCTGCCGCTCTTGCTTTCACCGGCATTGATCCAACAAATCCCCTACGGGGAGCAGTCAGTGAATACGCTGCCTTGCATGCAATTTTCAAAATGATCCGCAAGGGCATGAAAGAGACGAATTGTAACCGCGCAATTATGGTCGCCCATAATGCCAATTTTGATCACAGTTTTGTCATGGCTGCTGCTGAACGCGCAGGCTTGAAACGCAATCCATTCCATCCGTTCGCAACTTTTGATACCGCCGCACTCAGTGGTTTGGTTCTTGGCCAAACAATTCTTGCCAAGGCCTGCATCACAGCAGAAATTCCGTTTGACAGCAATCAAGCACATAGCGCTCTTTATGATACTGATCGAACTGCCCTGCTTTTCTGTGAACTTGTCAATCGCTGGAAACGGCTGGGTGGTTGGCCATTACCCTCAGCTAACACCGCTAACTGCGAAGCCTAA